Genomic window (Pyrus communis unplaced genomic scaffold, drPyrComm1.1 SCAFFOLD_22, whole genome shotgun sequence):
AGGGAGACAACAACAACCCATAAGAGATATACCAATGATTGTGTTGCACCACAAGTATCCTTAACTTCCTTCCCTACGATTGAATTTCGTGCAGCAGAATTTGAGTTCAACTCCAGCTTCTGAAGCTTTTCAACAACGGCAGCCTCATCACCCTGGAAACCAAGTTAATATTTCGTAGAGAAAACagaaaggagaaaaaagaaaacaaattcagTCTATGCAAGATATCCAAAAGAACTTTATGAAACAGTGCAGGACATAAAACTAGAAGGAAAGTGAAAAATGTACCTGACCAAGAAGGAACAAGCAAAAAGCTTCCTCAAGTTTCAGATCAGCACCCTCTGATGCAATCAGGCAGTCACATACAGATTTTGCTTTCTCAATCTGCACAACCATATGATAAATACTGAAATTAACAAAATGGAACAGACAACAACACCCTCAAGAGAATTTGAAGGGAACCATTCCATCAGCCTTCTCGTTCAAAACTAATTATTTCAAAGCAACTAACCTAGGAGAATAATGAACTTACCAATTCCTTTTGCTTGCTTGAAAAACCCAGTGCAATATGAGCTAATAACACCACATAGAAACAATTAAAATCAATTACAACCCGTTGATTCTGTGATTCAAGtgatttcttgttcttccttgTAATAGCTAAGTCATCCCATGGAAGAAGATCAACTATCTCTGAAGCTGTTAGTCTATTCAGTGCTTGGGTCAAGAAGCATGGCCAGTCTTGGACCCGGCATGAAGTTTCCACATCAAGTCCCTGCCTGACCAATTCACGCAAGGCTGCAATTGCTCCTCGTCTTCTTTCCGCATTCTCAGGTGAGTGAGACATGCCAAGCAATTCCAATGTACAAGCAGGTGCAAGCTCCTCCAAAGATTCTTCTATCTATTAAACATGACCAACTTATGATTTACACAGCAGCATAAGCAAGTATACTTTTTGGGCAAGTACAAGCATGGAATAAAGTTAAATGTTTTCAAAcagaaatttgtcataatttacaaatttcaaACAGCAGGTCCATGATCCATCTCAACATTTGATCCACTATACTTTTGGATTATTAGTAGATATCTGGTCACTACTTTGCAACCCAAAAACAAGAGTCCCATTCCAGGGTGACAAACCAGATAACAAAATATTGACAGAATAGAAGACGAGAGTATTACCTGAGACAACAATGCTATTTTACCAAGAGACTTTCTACTCCTTAGAAGACACTGAGCGCGAGCTAGAGCTTCAAATCCTTGGGACACCTTGTTCTTCTCAAAACCAACCTTTGCAGTTGCACACTTCAAGAAAGCACCTAAGATGAGAAAGGGAAGCATAACAATGCAGAAACGGATGATACAATATCCTGACCTCTTTGCTGATATGCCTTACCTCTGCTAACGCCATAGAAAGAAGAAGATCATGAATATACTGCTTAGCATCTGGATGCTGAACAGCCACGCGGCCAACATCTTGCACAAGCTTAATTTCCCCAACCTATAATGGAGAAATCCAATATCATACACCCGTGTCTTGCAAAACAAAATCctttttcgtttataattaGACCAAAACAAAAAGTTGTTGTATAAAATTACAGATAAGAAGAAAACAGTTCCAGTTAATAAAGTATCTACAAGAATCCACAATGAAAAGCACTGTGCCAAATGGAGTTTCACCGACATAGTACGGTAACTAATATCTGAAAAAAGAATTCAATTCCTCTTTAGTTAAATCAGTGATTAAcagtatttatttttctttaaagggAAGAAAAGGAACAAAGAAGCAACATTATATTACAAATTAAGAAGAGTGCACAAAGACAAAGCTTTACCTCTTGAAGAAGGCAAAGAGCACCCGGCAACCACGCCCAAGGGATTCGTAGGGAAGATTTAGGTGGGATCTCTTCCTTAATATTGCCAGCGTATTCTGGTTCAAAAAGAAGCTTATCTCTCACATCCGTTAAGAGACCCTGGCAACAAACGCGTAAGAGAAAAGGAATTAAACTATATAATACATAGCacaacttaattaaaaaaaatatagcaaAGAATAAAAATCCAGGTGTGTACCAGGCGAGATCGGACTGTATCCAAAGTGTAGCCTTCTTCAATTTCGGCACTCTTCAATTCCATCACTGATTTAACAACCTCATCTTTCTCAGCCTTAGCAGGAACGCCAATAAGCTGCAAAGTCATTTGTATGGCATTTAGTAAATGGTGACCTATAATGAAGTTCCGAAAATAGGGAAATCATAACACAAGAAACAAATTTCTTAATCACTAAAACACTAGACAGACACTTGATTATGGCACTGCCAGGCTGCTACGCTGCTAGGATGGCTAACGTAAGGATAGCAGAGTGATTTGAAGGTCTTTGATGGCAATGTTCAACATTTAACTTGTATATATGTCGCTATTGCAGGATCTCTCTCAACCGCAAAGAAAATACATGTAAAAATCACAATTTGACAAACACAGAGCCCATTCAAATTAAAGACGAAAGAAGCGACCTGGTAACAGGTGACGGGGATTTCAACGGTGGTGTGACGAGGAGCAGTCTCGACACCAATGTGGGTGTCGAGTGCGTTGAGAGTCCAACGCCCGGTGAGGTTATCACCCAAGAGGCTCCTCTTGTAAACCCGAACAATTCCGATTCCAGAGGCGCTTCTTTCTCTGGAGGTGGAGAAACCACAAACGCAGAGCTTgtgatcttccttgtgattatCGATTCGGCAAAGGCAACAAGAAGACGGAATGCTTGGCAAGGCGTGAGACAGAGCACCAACCATGGCTTCCTAATTGACTGTCACTAATGAAGAAACTCGGAATTTTTCACATCGGAAATGAAGGAATCGTAAAAGGATGGAGGGTTTCTGTGCtgaacaagaaagaaagaaaaaaagcgcAAAACACACTCATTACTCCTCCCTTGCGGATTTGGACCGACATCGAGACATTTTAATTAACATTTGGATTACTCTTCCCTTTTCTGCTTTCTGTTAAAGGATGCAAATTTTGCGTATTTTGTTGTGGATTTCTTTTTTCATACCATCGTGAATTGTGGTGTATTTTGGTTGAACGGGTTTTGTGTTTATGTGTTGAGTGGTTATGTACAAACCTATATTTCGTTTccgaaaccttttttttttttttttttctagacaCTTAATTTACTCTCATACATTTCTTTGAACTCCAAAATAGTTTACTAAATGGTTTAGAACatccttgttttatttttaaaatttttcattttctttgacaCCATTTTCTTTGTATTAATTataaaaagggaaattttatttaaactcaaaTAACCTCATTCTACCcacaacttaaattttaaatgtgaatgatctttttcatcttattgtataattactattaagtacaagataaataaacaataaacctaaaaattattaataaacCTACACTCAATAGTCAAACATTTGTCATCATGCAACCTTTTGTGAATTTGGgttcattaagcattatgagaAGATTAAGAAGACAATATGACCATTTTTTGGGCATCCAGGTATCCAATTTTCCTCTTCCACCTCCTCCATATGGTGATGCCTTGCTTGAAGAGTCTTCAAGCACTTGACAAAGATGGAAGACTGACACCTCTAGGGAGGGCCATGGCTCATTACCCTATGAGTCCTTGTCACTCTAGGATGCTCACTGTTATTCAAGTCTTGATTAAGAAGAAGAGTTTCAGAGATAATTTAGTGCTAGCATGCGCAGTTGCAGCTGTTGCTGCTTTGAGTTTGTCAAATCCTTTCGTTAGGCAGTTTGAAGATAGCCACAAAGAAAGCCACGACTTAAATGAGGACGGGAACATTACAGTTATACACAAGCTAGAGAAGTTGGGGTGgaataaactaaaagaacagtgAAAATATTCCGTGAAATTTTTTCTAATCCCAGCAATGATACTCTATCTGTCACTTTTGCTTTGTAATGCTATGAACTTGGAAGATCCTAGTGGAATTGGAATTTATCGAGAGCAACTTTGTAGGGAAAAGAACATATgctttgattttgggtttttattttaaataggTGTAGAAACAAATTTGCATATTGAATTAGGTCTGTTAGGGTAatttaggtagtaaatttggatttaaagagatattaataatttaattacaaaTAATTAGGGTGTTGAGAGTAAGTTGGATGTGGAAAGAGGTTATatggattcaaataaaatttcccttataAAAATTTAACAGCCCTGAAGTTTATTAATTGCTTGGTTGccacattatttatttatttattttcaaagtCCTATGGATGttcaaagaaaatgatttttttttttcaaaagtcaGTAAAACCTTTGTAGTAATTTTATATATGATTGTAAACTATGTTTggattaagaaaataaacattgaattttgatagaagcataatttataaattgatataaaccaatttcgttgtttggattcataaacatagaaatgcAGAAGTTTCACGTGAAAAAAACTTAGAAGTTTGaacctccaattcccaagtttaaattttatgtaaataagtatcattttcaaatttttatgagtgagttcaaaaattaaaatttttgtatTCAAGTTCTATAGTACTTTAAGGTCagtcaaacaagaaaatttacaaattttaaaaaataaaatttaatcattttaaaacttTTTGGTAATCTTAAACACACGAAACTTGCtttcataacaaaaaaaaaaaaaaaaaaaaaaaaaaaaaaacacgaaacTTTGTGCACAAATTACAACTCATTAGATGGAATGCATAGGCAGGCATTAGTCGGATAGGCCCATTCCCATTTTTATTTGTACGAAGTTATTCGAAAGCAGATGCCGGAAAGTACTAAAAGCGGGGATCTGCTGGAGGGTGGGTGAGGTATGATCTGTGGTTGCCTAGTCCACGAACTTTTATGCCTCTTTCGCAACATGAGGAGATGCGGGAAAAGGTAATGGACTTAATTGATAGTCGCAATGGAGAATGGAATGGTGATATAATTGGTCGATGTTTTGTGAGCGATGAAGCTCGTATTATTTTGGGTAGGCCGCTCAGTAAATTTGGATGTCTGGATAAACTTGTTTGGCACCATACGAAGAACGGGGTGTATTTTGTCAAGTCAGGTTATTGGATTGCTCAAGAACTTAATCGCGATGCGGAGCTAGGGCGGAAAGGTGTTGGGGAGTCGAGTGTAGGGCAAAATAAGGATAAGGTGTGGTCTTCTATTTGGCGTTTGGAGGTTCCACAAAAACTCCGAACTTTATTTGGAGGTGCTGCAAAAATATACTAGCGGTCCGCGTTAATCTTAACCGTTAGAGAAATCGACTCGATACTACATGCCCGAATTGTGAGGTTGCGGTGGAACACAAGAGCATTTATTTTTCCATTGCCCATACGCTCGAGTGTTTTGGTTTGGGAGTCCATTCCAACTAGACTCTACTTTGGTTAAGGGAGataattttttggaaaaatggaAGTGGTTATCCAATCGGTATGAGAATGTTGAAGAAAATGGGAAAATAATGAGATGAGTGGTGTGTGAATTATGGAGACTTTGGAAAtgtaggaataatttggtttttgaaaagAATGTTGTTCAACTAATTGAAACTGTTAGGATGTTACGACAACAATGAAGATAGTTAAAAGATAGCCAAGGGGAACAAGGTTCATGACTGAAGGTGGGGCATCAGCAGGCTAGGTTGCAAAGGGTATTGCCATCGTGTCGGCAGCAGCCTCCGTTGTACAATTAAAATTGATTGTGATGGAGCTTGGGTTTGAGAAACAGGATGGGGAGGATATGGTTGGGTGGCACGAGattttgttggaattttcaAGGCGGCAGAAGGTGTGGGTAACATTCTTTGTGAGTCTAGTCTTATGGCGAAGGTGGAGGTAGTATGGGTAGGACAGGTGGCATGCATGGATAAGAGGTTTGAGGTTGTCTAGGTggaattgaattcaaaggaactTGTGGATATGAACAACAGAATCACTCAACAAAACGTTGTAATTGAAGGTATTCTATTTGATATTAAGTGTATACAAATGCAACTGAGATcaatagattttattttttctccttGAGTTTGTAAACGGGTAGTACATCTGTGGGTCTTTTGTCTTACATATGAGAGGATTTATTAAAATCATTCtttcgaacaaaaaaaaacaaaaaaaaaaaaaaaaatctaggagTATACTTGGGTCGGGTCGGTTGGGTGCAATAGACATTTTAGAGAGAGGTTCAAAACCCTACAGAGACAGGAGGTAGAGTTGGTGGTCTCCGGTCCGGTGGAATCAAAATGGCGCGGACCTCGTCATCGAAGAAGCGGAAACACGAAGATGATGGAGGGGCAGAGGCAGAGGCAGAGGCAGAACCTGAGGTGGCGCAGCGGAAGAGGCTCAAAGCCCTCGCCTTCTCCAACAACCAGCTCTCAGAGATCCCTGCAAAGCCCCGCGCGCCTCTCACACCTTCAAACGGTGTCCTTAAGCAGCATGGCAAGGACATTGTAAAGAAATCTCAGCGGAAGAACAagttcctcttctccttccctGGCCTCCTTGCCCCCATTGGAGGTGGTAAGATCGGCGACCTCAAGGATTTGGACACCAAGAACCCCGTCCTCTACCTCCAATTCCCTCAGGTCGGGCGGTGACCTCTACTACTTTCATTCCCAATTTTCTTTCTCCCACTTGTCTCAGTTGTTTCTGTTTCCACTTTTCAGGGTCAGATGAAGTTGTTTGGGACTCTTGTGTTCCCCAAGAACAGGTATCTGACAATGCAGTTCCCCAAGGGTGGAAAGAGTGTCATGTGCGAGGACTACTTCGATAATATGGTTGGTGCCTTTTTATAACTCTGTACAAGTACAACTTTGTCTACCGCATTGATTTTCAAGTTGCTGCTTtggtatatatatgcatatatatcaCTTTGTTCATAGGCTTGGTTGATGACCAATGCAATTACTATAAAATATCATATGAATTTGACCAAGGAGGATTGACCTGCTTGCATGGTTTTCGATATAATCATTTCAATTCTTTCAAATTTCTAGAaataagaaagagaaaaaagagggTTAATGGGAGTTGATAGTTTCATATCAGCCATTTGTTGGTAGAGAATGAGGCAGCAGATTGCAAAGCTGATATGCTTGAAAACTTGTATTCTAAACGTTGTAACTCCTAAGGCAAATGTGTACATAATGATTTTAGAGTTATTGTCTTATACAACTTCCACCTGGAATCTTCTTGTTTTGTAATTCCTTTAAGGACCCCTTTCCAACAAATTTCCTCTCCTTTGATTTGGAGAACAATATGTTTCTAAGCTTCTCAGTTCTCAGGATTTCCCATGTGCCACTACCCCGTTATATACACTTATATTATTGTTTGTCTAAGGTCGGGTGCTTGTTGTATGAAACTGAGGTTCAGAAAGCATGTTTTACACATCTATGTCAGGCTTATCAGCAGTAGCTTTTCATGTCCCAGATTGTATTTTCCAATGCTTGGTGGATTGGGACAAAAGATCAGAATCCCGAGGAAGCCCAACTTGATTTTCCTAAGGAATTGACTGAGGTTGGTTTCTATTCACTTAGGTTATACATGTTGTAGGGTGTGCATATCGTTGTTTTCTGATGATCTACTCTCGGAATTTGTTGGTTTCAGGGACAACACTCTGAGTTCGACTTTCAAGGTGGCGCAGGTTCAACATCTGCCAAAAAGCAAAGTGATAGTAAAAATGAAACTACATATGTTGAAGAGTATTCCCCACATAACAAGGTTGAAGATAATTTATCAGATGAGGAAAACAATGAATTAATGAAGGCAACACCAGTTCGACATTCGGCAAGAACTGCAGGAAAAAAATTCAAGTACTGGCATTGCCTTTTATTGTACTCATTAGATATTCTCATAAAGAAATCAGCAGTTGCATAAGTTAAATACGTGCAAAACAAAGTGTGCAACCTATGATACATATATAGGTATACATATTTGTACAGGAAAACAGACACACAGACATACCTTATATGTTCTGAGGCCATCTCTGAAGGATAGTAATGAAaccaacattttatttttcatttgagcaacatgtCCATATTTTCCTTTTCAGGCCTTTCTAATTAACATTCCTCTGAGTAGTATAGTTTTATCATtccaaggaaaaaagaaaacaattaaacATGTTGCAAATAGTTACAAAAGGCCCTTATGTCCAATGTCCTTTCACATGTAGCATGTGGAAGACATGAATGCATTCATTACTTTTCAGCCGATGGTCTATCATGGAATGTTGTGTATACTGTGTAAACTATTAAACAATTGTCTTCATGATATTTTGTGATACCTTCTGTTACATACTTACGTAGCATATATAATTAACCGTTTtgatatgttttctttttattgaatattaataaaagaaatgaGCACCTACTGCCCTGTGATGTGCCCATATCTTGCTTCAACTCTTGTTCTGTCACTTTGTTCAGGTTTGGAGAAGCTTCTTCTGGAGATGATTCTGTTGAAAGTGATACCCCCTCAGCTGAAGGAGAAGATAAAAAAGTTGGAAGACTTGATTCTTCATCCGGGAAGCACAGTAGTGGAAATATCCTAATTTTTACTGTCTTAATTTTGTAAACTCCagcattttaatttatatatcgTAATTTGAACTTAGGTTTACCATGCTCCTTGTATCAAACTTCCATCTCAGCTTGCTATATTTCAACTGATTCCCTTAACTGGTAGATACAGACTGACAATCTCAGCTTTGGACATGCAGACATTGATAATGAGGATCCTATGAAAGGAGCTCAAACTCCCCAGCAAAATGAAGATTCCTCTCTGTCCGAAGctaaatcaaagaaagagtCACATTCTGCCTTTGCTGGGACTACATCTAAAGAGGACTCTCATAGCAATCATGGTTCGCTCATTCAAACTACTATATCTACATTGTTTAAGAAAGTGGAGAAGAAggtaacccttttttttttttttttttttacttttattcttAGGATTATGATTTGCCAGTACTTGTTATGTAGCTATGGTATGTTTCAGACTACCACGAAGCATGTAACTGAAAACCGAAATGAAACAGCTAATCAGAGTGGACTTGATGATTCTTGGCATGTCAAAAAGAGAACATTGTATCATGCATTGCCATTTTCCTTCCCTTTATcagaattttccttctttttcctctTAATGCTGACAATGCTctgaaatttttcaatgtgttgcAGAAAGTGGACTCCAGCATGCAAAGTCAAGTACAGCTTCCCTCTTCACAGGTTCATAAAACACCAAAAGGCCCAAGGAAACCTGCATCTCCCAAAGGTTGTTAATTCTTCCAAATTACGCTTATTATGAAAATATTGGGATTTGAGTACTCAGAATAGTGAGTGATGTTGATGTTTTCCAGATTCTGGCCAGAAGCCGCACCAAACTGATTCAAGGAAGAAGGTTAATCTGGTTACATTTTGTTCTTAATGCTCCTTCCCCCTTCTCCCTGCCCTTTCAAACTACAATTCTAGCTGATTTTATCCTTGTCTTGGACATGACTGCTTTCCATCGGAGTGTTGTAGCTGACAtagtttgttgttgttgcaggaTGCAGGACCCAGGAAACAGGCAAAAACTGCCAAGGAAAAGGATGcgggtctctctctctctctctctctctttctctctctctctctctgtgcccATTATGGTAGCTAATAAATATAAACTTGTCAGTATACTCGAGGAGATAAATTATTTGATGAAGAGGTGATTACTTGTTTATGAACTTATCAGTATGCTTAGGAGTCAGGAGGGAGGAGATTCATATAACCATTTTAGTCAAGTTTGGTAAGAGTGGTATAGATTACAGTTTAGTCTGATTGTGTGTTTATGAACTTATGAAATGCAGAGTTCTTGACGTCCTATCTGGGAATAGTAACTGTTTGTTATCTGATGAGGTGCATGATCTTTTTCCGTCTTTTATTGCTCAATTAACTTTTAGTGATGGTGGGGTTGTTGAGTGCTGCCCAAAACTACAACTTCACCTTGTTCAGTGCTGCATACAGGAGTAATTGTTTTCATTAGTTGGGAGTTCTCATGATAATGTGAGCGGTGATAAAGGTTGAGTTAAACAGCTGTTGTTTCCTTCAGGCCTCTCTGCTCACATCTTCATCATTGTTTGCTCGTTAGCAACACTATGTCAGATTAGAGTGGCATCGGATGTGATATGGTTTTGAGTGTATAATTTGAtctagtttattaaatatttatggaattgcaactttttttattttttattattatacatcTCCCAGATAGTTACCTTTTTcgatttttattatttgtttgaaaattctTCTTCATAACAGTTTCTCTTATGCATGCATCTACGTGTGGGAAAGTTAGCACTTATAAGTGACGTCTGTGTTTCTGTAGGGGGCAAAGGCCtggcaaagaagaaaaaaaatgaggtacGTTTGTGTCTGGGGAGATTCTTTTTGTACGATGGCCATTATTgtttcccttttattttgtgTGGATTTTTAGTTAATAATTGTTATCAAAGCTATTACTCTAAATTAAAATGTATTTCTCAGTGTAATAATAAGATTGTGTATTTTTGTGCTTCCTTTTGAGATGGGGGTGGAGGTGGAAAGATTGAAAAGAAGAGGGAAGTGGTTTATCAGAGGGCATCTCTAGCCATGATGAGGTGGATAGTGCTCTTATAATGCAATCTAACCAGCCAGAAAGGAGTTTTTTAGagcattatcttatcttatatAGAAGCATGTTTGATGCGCTTTAATTtggtaaaatatattatatattttggggGCCTGTTGGATACCAAAAACTTTGCTCCCTTTTGTATAAGCTGGGCAAGGACCTGGTCACTTAAGCATTATGATCTTTTTGAAAAACATGATTATCCAATTACAATACTAGAGATTTGCTCTCTTAACTTGTTAATGCTCGATTACCTTTTATGTGGTAAGATTGTTGTTTAAGTAATTATTACATTCTACTTGCTGAAGTGTTGAGGTGTGCATAAACATGTAGGTTGAAGAGGATGATATTGAAGAAAGCACCTCACAATCGCAGGTAATTcctacttttatttaaaattttaaatagagTGTTATGGATATggattttttgatttttttggtgCAATTCCTTGAAATTAAGATGCGTGATTGGTGATGGCATATCTGGTGCCTTGGTATTTTGGGCGCTGATCATCGAAATTgccatgattttttttaaactgaTAATGATTTTGGATGCAGTGCTCTAGTAATAACATTTCCTTGTTGACTGGAAATAAGCCTTAATTACTGTGGAAAATAATGATTTCTTGAGTTTATGCTTTGTGTAGGATACGGATCTTAGTGATGAAGATTGGGCTGCTTGAGGTCAGTGGTCTCACAAATTGACACATTGCCATGTATTGCTATTTTCACTCACATCGAACATTATTGTTCGGTTGTAGCGTCGTGACATTTAAGTAAAAGTGTTCTTGATGATTTGGATAGGCCTTGCCTTGTATTGGAGAAAAGTTGAAGCATCGGCTTCTGGACGTGGGTCCAATTCCGAGTTGTGGTTCAGGAACTAAAAttaagggatcattgctccatGTAATCATAAGTTGAGCATTAAGTAAAGGAAACTATACAAGGCATTTGAAAGCGGTTTTTACCATTTACTGAGCTacaaatatatttagtataaaaaaaaaatgagttgaTCCATGGTGAACATTTACCAGTTGGCGAGAATTGTCGCAGCGGCGCTATATATGTGATCCACCAACCAGGATTAAGTTTTTATATAGTTGGGAGATAATATTTGATTGTTCCATAAGCAAATTCGATGCAAACCTTCCTTCCAAAGACTTGTACAGATGATtcgtatatatacatacacatatatgatATCATGCATAGGGGGAGGCTGGGGATGGCGATGAACTTAATTAGTGAGCTTTACCAGCTATGAATGCATCAACTCTAGTGTTTTGCGAGCTTGACAAAAACTTCATGCAAATTGGCGGCTGAACCCCGGCAAGAGCGAGTATTGAAGCGGGCAAAGTCCAAGTGCCGTCCCCGCAAATCAAACCTGAAGCTACGGCAGGGACAAAAGCGTCTGCCTTGGCTTTGTTTACCCTTCCCCACAAATACACTATCAAGCTCCCTATGCACATGTCGATCGCAAAATACGACCCTATATAGAAAGGGATTGCCATTGCCATTGGTAGTGGAACAAAGCGTCCCCTCTTTTTACCAAGGCAATCCTTGAGCACGTTTATGGCAATGGCCGCCCCAAAGAAGATGCCACAAAGCATGAGGCAGTTCTTGGGTAGAGATTTTACACCTTCTACCCCCAAGATAGCCATGTTACGGAACACAACAGCATACGGAGCTGGATACGCACTTTCAGGCATTCCGAGGTCACTGAAGGCCTTGTAGAAGAGCCAAAACACACAAGGAGAAACTACACAACCCATTGCTGTCCCAACGACTTGGCTCACAAACATGGACTGGGGGGAAGCCAAGGTTAGGTAGCCGGTCTTGAAATCCTGGGTTAGATCAGAGGCTGTGGACACAATGTTCATCATAACTCCACATGCTGCTAGTCCAGCAAGAACACCACCATGTGCAGAACCGGCCCATGTCCCAATCGTGAAGATGGCCACCTTACCGTAAGTGGATGCCAAGGACCAGTCAGTGAGGCCACAACCGTATGCATTACAGAAAGCCAACGTGGGTGCAAAGAGGTAGATAACCAATATATGGTACCACTTGAGTTGGGGAAATATGTGCGGCACAGTGGCAATTGAGATTGCAGCAAACACAACATACCCTCCAACAGCTATCCACGCTGGGATTTGGTCTTTAAGAAACAGCTGGGTCCGCCGCTGGTCATCATAAGATAGCTCTGAGCTCACATCTGGAGAGCCATGATGTTTCTTAACAGGGAGGATGCCGCTCGCATCTTtgcttcggagttgagattgcaAAGCAACGAGGGTTCGACTTAGCACCTTCACAAAGTTGTATAGCCCATCACCAAGGATCAGGGCAATGGCAATGAAGACCTATTTAAACAAGTACATGATAAGTTCCATTGACACACATCCTTACATATATGCATTGGaagaatattattattaattaagattttttcTTGAGCTGGAAAATTGATCACCTTGTAACCTTGAAGGCCATTCATGTCTTTTGGGCTGAGCTCTTTGTCGTACCAATCACCACTCCTGGTTTCTATGAGAGGCCACATTAATCCCCAGGAAAGAATG
Coding sequences:
- the LOC137724302 gene encoding plastid division protein CDP1, chloroplastic-like, coding for MVGALSHALPSIPSSCCLCRIDNHKEDHKLCVCGFSTSRERSASGIGIVRVYKRSLLGDNLTGRWTLNALDTHIGVETAPRHTTVEIPVTCYQLIGVPAKAEKDEVVKSVMELKSAEIEEGYTLDTVRSRLGLLTDVRDKLLFEPEYAGNIKEEIPPKSSLRIPWAWLPGALCLLQEVGEIKLVQDVGRVAVQHPDAKQYIHDLLLSMALAECATAKVGFEKNKVSQGFEALARAQCLLRSRKSLGKIALLSQIEESLEELAPACTLELLGMSHSPENAERRRGAIAALRELVRQGLDVETSCRVQDWPCFLTQALNRLTASEIVDLLPWDDLAITRKNKKSLESQNQRVVIDFNCFYVVLLAHIALGFSSKQKELIEKAKSVCDCLIASEGADLKLEEAFCLFLLGQGDEAAVVEKLQKLELNSNSAARNSIVGKEVKDTCGATQSLEMWLKDAVLAVFPDSRDCPPSLANFFGGDKRTPLSKKSKVAPQNLPIISQRPMSATFVSERRDFDKCFSHMNSSQYLGTAVKQLAPTDMRSPLILGKTGSGTSAIASSVQLERNLGMDHSKVWNGWFARGVLVGRITLVGVLGCIVFATLRLTGLKGNVMRSASKQASSKRNMHTSSIAWTTNPSADSNLVPAYIKGNGLAGRFKKLLVTFMKPVGTFSDAGNRQIPYLSSSTAVFRRLMSIEEAKDLVKQWQAIKAEALGPTHEVHSLSEILDDSMLVQWQALADAAKARSCYWKFVLLQLSVVHAEILSDEVGGETAEVEAVVEEAAELVNESEQKNPSYYSTYKIWYVLRRQEDGSWRFCEGEVQTPS
- the LOC137724315 gene encoding DNA-binding protein RHL1 isoform X1, with amino-acid sequence MARTSSSKKRKHEDDGGAEAEAEAEPEVAQRKRLKALAFSNNQLSEIPAKPRAPLTPSNGVLKQHGKDIVKKSQRKNKFLFSFPGLLAPIGGGKIGDLKDLDTKNPVLYLQFPQGQMKLFGTLVFPKNRYLTMQFPKGGKSVMCEDYFDNMIVFSNAWWIGTKDQNPEEAQLDFPKELTEGQHSEFDFQGGAGSTSAKKQSDSKNETTYVEEYSPHNKVEDNLSDEENNELMKATPVRHSARTAGKKFKFGEASSGDDSVESDTPSAEGEDKKVGRLDSSSGKHSSGKTDNLSFGHADIDNEDPMKGAQTPQQNEDSSLSEAKSKKESHSAFAGTTSKEDSHSNHGSLIQTTISTLFKKVEKKKVDSSMQSQVQLPSSQVHKTPKGPRKPASPKDSGQKPHQTDSRKKDAGPRKQAKTAKEKDAGGKGLAKKKKNEVEEDDIEESTSQSQDTDLSDEDWAA
- the LOC137724315 gene encoding DNA-binding protein RHL1 isoform X2 → MARTSSSKKRKHEDDGGAEAEAEAEPEVAQRKRLKALAFSNNQLSEIPAKPRAPLTPSNGVLKQHGKDIVKKSQRKNKFLFSFPGLLAPIGGGKIGDLKDLDTKNPVLYLQFPQGQMKLFGTLVFPKNRYLTMQFPKGGKSVMCEDYFDNMIVFSNAWWIGTKDQNPEEAQLDFPKELTEGQHSEFDFQGGAGSTSAKKQSDSKNETTYVEEYSPHNKVEDNLSDEENNELMKATPVRHSARTAGKKFKFGEASSGDDSVESDTPSAEGEDKKVGRLDSSSGKHSSGKTDNLSFGHADIDNEDPMKGAQTPQQNEDSSLSEAKSKKESHSAFAGTTSKEDSHSNHGSLIQTTISTLFKKVEKKKVDSSMQSQVQLPSSQVHKTPKGPRKPASPKDSGQKPHQTDSRKKDAGPRKQAKTAKEKDAGGKGLAKKKKNEMGVEVERLKRRGKWFIRGHL